Below is a window of Leuconostoc gasicomitatum LMG 18811 DNA.
ATTTCTGAGGTCAACCATACATTGATACAGGAATTTATTCAATATACGCAAGGTAAATTTCATGTTGCCAAAATGATCCAAGCTGTAAGTGATCGTGCTGCTTTTTATAATGCGGTGCTCAATTTACATAGTGATTCAGTTTATGTTAAAACACTTATGTCGCGAATGCGAATGCAGATGCAATCACAATTGGGAATTATTGAAGACGAAGAGCGGTACAGACATCAAATGTTTCAATGGGAAATTATCATAGGTGGCTTTTGGGCGCTGATTTCACAATGGTTGTTAGATAATATGAATGTGACACAAACTAAGCTATTACAAGAGTTTATCGAATTATTACGTGTTGACACCACTGGGTGGACACAAACAGGTTTGAACTTATTTGATTTTGACAATATTAATTAAAAAATAGACTTGTATGATATTGACGCGATTATTAATTTTTGTTATAATTGATAGGTTGTTAGCATAGCTACAACCACTCGGAACAGGTTGAAGTACGTGTCGGACAAGAGCCGACCCGCCTGGAATGGTGAGTCTAAGTATAAGGAGAATTCAATAATGGCATATGCAGTTATTGTAACAGGCGGCAAGCAATATAAAGTCGCTGAAGGCGACACAATCTTCGTCGAAAAGTTGGATGCAACAGAAGGTGAAAAGGTAACTTTTGACCAAGTTGTTTTG
It encodes the following:
- a CDS encoding TetR/AcrR family transcriptional regulator, which translates into the protein MVKKEDARVLRTKKNIEETTITLLTTQPNFSITLLLRRADVTRGTFYKYYQNKEHLISEVNHTLIQEFIQYTQGKFHVAKMIQAVSDRAAFYNAVLNLHSDSVYVKTLMSRMRMQMQSQLGIIEDEERYRHQMFQWEIIIGGFWALISQWLLDNMNVTQTKLLQEFIELLRVDTTGWTQTGLNLFDFDNIN